A single genomic interval of Parvularcula marina harbors:
- a CDS encoding HD domain-containing protein has protein sequence MPTNPPPRAWQRMLSGRRLDILDPSPLDIEIEDIAHGLARVARWNGQTTGPLPFNVAQHSVIVTDMCLQMKPDWPVKWQMAALLHDAPEYVIGDMISPFKAALGAKYKEVEKGLERAIHVRFSLPADLPQTVEKHIKKADRACAYFEATQIAGFDVPEAEKFFPVPRKIEPLHLTALSTEDSQALYLDRFEQLWKEMAK, from the coding sequence ATGCCCACCAATCCTCCGCCGCGCGCGTGGCAGCGCATGCTGTCCGGCCGCCGCCTCGACATTCTCGACCCTTCGCCCCTCGATATCGAAATCGAGGACATCGCCCATGGCCTTGCCCGCGTTGCGCGCTGGAACGGTCAGACGACGGGGCCGCTCCCTTTCAACGTCGCGCAGCATTCGGTGATCGTCACCGATATGTGCCTGCAGATGAAGCCCGACTGGCCCGTCAAATGGCAGATGGCGGCGCTCCTGCATGACGCGCCCGAATATGTGATCGGCGACATGATCTCGCCCTTCAAGGCGGCGCTCGGCGCAAAATACAAGGAAGTCGAGAAGGGGCTGGAGCGTGCCATTCATGTCCGCTTCTCCCTGCCCGCTGATCTTCCGCAGACGGTCGAAAAGCACATCAAAAAAGCTGACCGGGCCTGCGCCTATTTCGAGGCGACCCAGATCGCAGGGTTCGACGTGCCCGAGGCGGAGAAATTCTTCCCCGTCCCGCGTAAGATCGAGCCCCTCCACCTCACCGCTCTTTCAACGGAGGACTCACAAGCCCTCTATCTCGACCGGTTCGAGCAACTCTGGAAGGAGATGGCCAAATGA
- the nadA gene encoding quinolinate synthase NadA yields the protein MAHGFEAEIPLAFTEEVKAKTDHLYPLVEKFVPRLEWELNAPIIARINDLKAEKNAVILAHNYMTPDIFFAVGDFRGDSLALAREAAETDAQMIIQAGVHFMAETSKILAPEKTVLIPSLEAGCSLASSITGADVRLLKERYPGIPVVTYVNTTADVKAETDICCTSSNAVQVVEHICAEWGTDSVILIPDQYLAKNVAAMTDKKVITWAGSCEVHEQFTPEDIREMRAGNPGVIVLAHPECPPDVLAEADFAGSTAAMSGYVKDNQPKHVVLITECSMSDNVAAENPNVNFVRPCNLCPHMKRITLEGILRCLETGEHEVTVDEDIRIKALAAVQRMIDLPKLGSVSNFAVGKTGDVVAVEHR from the coding sequence ATGGCTCATGGCTTCGAAGCTGAAATTCCGCTGGCCTTTACCGAAGAGGTCAAAGCCAAGACCGACCACCTCTATCCGCTGGTCGAGAAATTCGTGCCGCGCCTCGAATGGGAGCTGAACGCCCCTATCATTGCGCGCATCAATGATCTGAAGGCGGAGAAAAACGCGGTCATCCTCGCGCATAATTACATGACGCCGGACATCTTCTTCGCGGTCGGTGATTTCCGCGGCGACAGCCTCGCCCTCGCCCGTGAGGCCGCTGAGACCGATGCGCAGATGATCATTCAGGCAGGCGTTCATTTCATGGCCGAGACATCCAAGATCCTCGCGCCGGAAAAGACGGTCCTGATCCCCTCACTTGAGGCGGGCTGCTCGCTTGCTTCCTCGATCACCGGGGCGGATGTCCGCCTGCTGAAGGAACGCTATCCCGGCATCCCGGTCGTGACGTATGTGAACACGACAGCCGATGTAAAAGCCGAGACCGATATCTGCTGCACCTCGTCGAACGCCGTGCAGGTCGTCGAGCATATCTGCGCCGAATGGGGCACGGACAGCGTGATCCTGATCCCCGACCAGTATCTCGCGAAAAACGTCGCCGCCATGACCGACAAGAAAGTCATCACATGGGCCGGTTCCTGTGAGGTGCACGAACAATTCACCCCAGAAGACATCCGCGAAATGCGGGCAGGCAATCCGGGCGTCATCGTCTTGGCCCACCCTGAATGCCCGCCGGATGTCCTCGCCGAAGCCGATTTTGCCGGTTCGACCGCCGCCATGTCAGGCTATGTGAAGGACAATCAGCCCAAACATGTGGTCCTGATCACCGAATGTTCGATGTCGGACAATGTCGCCGCCGAGAATCCGAATGTGAATTTCGTCCGGCCGTGCAATCTCTGCCCGCATATGAAGCGGATCACGCTTGAGGGGATCCTGCGTTGCCTTGAAACCGGTGAGCATGAAGTCACCGTCGATGAGGATATCCGCATCAAAGCCCTCGCGGCGGTCCAGCGGATGATCGACCTGCCGAAACTGGGGTCCGTCTCGAATTTCGCTGTCGGCAAGACGGGCGATGTCGTGGCCGTGGAGCACCGGTGA
- a CDS encoding L-aspartate oxidase, whose amino-acid sequence MSWPWSTGEVTDRGGNSPTIIVGAGIAGLYTALAMAPRPVLLVTAGRVGHGGSSRWAQGGLAAAMSLEDSPELHLKDTLAAGAGLVDEHAARILCTEGPDRIEDLFQLGVPFDRDGNGQLKLGREAAHSRDRIVHVGGDEAGAKIMEVLTERAMQARHIEIRERTIVHRITTHHGEVSGIEAWDADRECFVGFAAWNVVLATGGIGGLYAVTTNPLYAQGHGLAMAYEAGAQLRDLEFVQFHPTAIDIGQDPAPLATEAIRGEGATLHDAHGRRFMPALHPDAELAPRDVVARGVAGAIASTGEAFLDARKAIGPKFRAKFPTVYESCMAAGIDPAIKPIPVAPAAHYHMGGIATDTDGRSTVTGLWAVGECASTGVHGANRLASNSLLEALVFGQRAADVLRGLAQAPRTEFEAAPTVLPPRPPVSMPPIRQAMAGQCGLLREAGGLSTLLDRIRETLPETEGDRLSLLTAELIVEAALARTESRGAHSRLDYPETLPPMHTMTVRNEDAALVLAEDIQAYEVLK is encoded by the coding sequence ATGTCGTGGCCGTGGAGCACCGGTGAAGTGACCGACCGGGGGGGCAATTCGCCCACCATCATTGTCGGCGCCGGGATTGCCGGGCTCTACACGGCCCTCGCCATGGCGCCGCGTCCGGTGCTTCTGGTCACCGCAGGTCGCGTCGGGCATGGCGGTTCTTCGCGCTGGGCGCAGGGCGGCCTTGCCGCCGCCATGTCGCTGGAGGATAGCCCCGAGCTTCATCTGAAGGATACGCTGGCCGCCGGAGCGGGCCTCGTCGATGAGCACGCCGCGCGTATTCTCTGCACGGAGGGCCCGGACCGGATCGAGGATCTCTTCCAGCTTGGCGTCCCCTTTGACCGTGACGGCAACGGCCAGTTGAAGCTGGGCCGAGAGGCGGCCCATTCCCGTGACCGCATCGTCCATGTCGGCGGTGACGAAGCCGGCGCCAAAATCATGGAAGTGCTGACTGAGCGGGCGATGCAGGCACGACACATTGAAATCCGGGAACGGACCATCGTTCACCGCATTACGACCCATCACGGCGAAGTCAGCGGGATCGAGGCATGGGATGCCGACCGTGAATGCTTTGTCGGCTTTGCGGCATGGAATGTCGTCCTTGCGACAGGCGGCATTGGCGGGCTTTATGCCGTCACGACAAATCCTCTTTATGCGCAAGGTCATGGCCTTGCCATGGCCTATGAGGCCGGTGCCCAGTTGCGCGATCTCGAATTCGTCCAGTTCCACCCCACCGCCATCGATATCGGACAGGACCCCGCCCCGCTCGCGACCGAGGCGATCAGGGGCGAAGGCGCGACCCTTCATGATGCGCATGGCCGCCGTTTCATGCCCGCCCTTCATCCTGATGCGGAGCTTGCGCCCCGCGATGTCGTGGCGCGCGGTGTCGCCGGGGCGATTGCCTCAACCGGGGAAGCGTTCCTCGACGCCCGCAAAGCCATCGGCCCGAAATTCCGAGCCAAATTCCCGACCGTCTATGAAAGCTGCATGGCGGCCGGGATTGATCCCGCGATCAAGCCGATCCCGGTCGCGCCAGCGGCGCATTACCATATGGGCGGCATTGCAACGGATACGGACGGGCGCAGCACCGTCACCGGCCTGTGGGCCGTTGGCGAATGCGCCAGCACGGGTGTTCACGGTGCCAACCGGCTCGCCTCCAACTCCCTTCTCGAAGCGCTCGTCTTCGGCCAGCGGGCCGCGGATGTCTTACGCGGCCTCGCGCAAGCCCCGCGCACGGAGTTTGAAGCGGCCCCCACTGTCCTGCCGCCGCGTCCTCCCGTTTCGATGCCCCCGATCCGTCAGGCCATGGCCGGACAATGCGGCCTCCTTCGTGAGGCTGGCGGGCTCTCGACGCTCCTTGACCGTATCCGCGAGACCCTGCCCGAAACGGAAGGCGACCGGCTCTCTCTCCTCACCGCAGAGCTGATCGTTGAGGCGGCGCTTGCGCGGACCGAAAGCCGCGGCGCACATTCGCGCCTCGATTATCCGGAAACCCTACCTCCGATGCACACGATGACGGTAAGAAATGAAGACGCTGCGCTCGTTCTGGCAGAGGATATTCAGGCCTATGAGGTGCTCAAATGA
- a CDS encoding ACT domain-containing protein produces the protein MSGERDLGRLLSGLTPVLDADTYVFACVPAGTDTAHFSLLMQFTEEEGETLILTEETAKKEGLAYEFPCRRITLSVHSALDAAGLMAAVSAALAAKDIPVNPVAGYYHDHLFVPDARADEAMEILKSLTSSPC, from the coding sequence ATGAGCGGCGAGCGTGACCTCGGACGATTACTGTCCGGCCTGACGCCAGTGCTCGATGCGGACACTTATGTCTTCGCGTGCGTGCCTGCCGGAACAGACACCGCCCATTTCTCTCTCCTTATGCAGTTTACGGAAGAAGAAGGAGAGACCCTGATCCTGACCGAAGAGACGGCAAAGAAGGAGGGGCTGGCCTATGAATTTCCCTGCCGCCGGATCACGCTATCGGTGCATTCCGCGCTTGATGCCGCAGGGCTGATGGCCGCCGTTTCGGCTGCGCTGGCGGCCAAAGATATCCCCGTGAACCCCGTCGCGGGCTATTATCACGACCACCTCTTTGTGCCCGACGCGCGCGCGGATGAGGCCATGGAGATTCTCAAGTCGCTTACCTCATCGCCCTGCTGA
- a CDS encoding NUDIX hydrolase, translating into MSEHRLVIGLNAVLAALEGPSPCVLCVERSVGWALPFGAFDPGAHRTFEIGLRQFVELQADVPLGYVEQLYTFGDMGREAPRAVMRDTEPSDRVVSVGYLGLAPECVPPAIDRAQWVDWYTYFPWEDWRDGAPSILTDDILPKLDVWADSEDRRARLRASFALEGVPWEEERVLDRYELLYEAGLVPEEARDRGETARATDESLGRPMLSDHRRILATAIGRLRGKLRYRPILFQMMPEHFTLTDLQLAVEAILGFRLHKQNFRRSLESAGLVEKTDIVAASTGGRPAALYRASALALEKHSLGMTLPRMRQ; encoded by the coding sequence ATGTCCGAACACCGCCTCGTCATCGGTCTCAATGCCGTCCTCGCCGCGCTGGAAGGGCCTTCCCCGTGCGTGTTGTGCGTTGAGCGGTCGGTCGGCTGGGCCCTGCCCTTCGGGGCGTTCGATCCCGGCGCGCACCGGACATTCGAAATCGGCCTCAGGCAATTCGTTGAGCTGCAGGCGGATGTGCCGCTCGGCTATGTCGAGCAGCTCTACACGTTCGGCGACATGGGCCGCGAGGCGCCGCGCGCCGTCATGCGCGACACCGAACCCTCTGACCGGGTCGTCTCGGTCGGCTATCTGGGTCTTGCGCCCGAATGCGTGCCCCCGGCGATTGATCGCGCTCAATGGGTTGATTGGTATACTTATTTTCCGTGGGAAGACTGGCGGGACGGCGCGCCCTCCATTCTGACAGATGACATCCTGCCGAAACTCGACGTCTGGGCCGATAGCGAAGACCGCCGCGCCCGCCTTCGCGCCAGCTTCGCGCTGGAAGGCGTACCGTGGGAAGAAGAGCGCGTCCTCGACCGCTATGAGCTTCTCTATGAGGCGGGGCTCGTCCCCGAAGAAGCGCGCGACAGGGGCGAGACCGCGCGTGCCACGGATGAAAGCCTTGGCCGGCCGATGCTGTCCGATCACCGCCGCATCCTGGCCACCGCCATCGGCCGCCTGCGCGGCAAGCTGCGCTACCGGCCGATCCTGTTCCAGATGATGCCGGAGCATTTCACCCTCACCGACCTCCAGCTCGCGGTCGAGGCGATCCTCGGCTTCCGCCTGCACAAACAGAATTTCCGCCGCAGCCTCGAAAGCGCAGGCTTGGTCGAGAAAACAGACATCGTCGCGGCCTCGACTGGCGGGCGCCCGGCCGCCCTCTACCGTGCGAGCGCGCTGGCCCTCGAAAAGCACAGCCTCGGCATGACCCTGCCCCGGATGCGGCAATAG